One segment of Pleomorphomonas sp. PLEO DNA contains the following:
- a CDS encoding TRAP transporter small permease, protein MSSLIMRVESVVARALLAAMVGLVFMAGVMRWFGYPLVWSMDVAQLLFVWASFIGADMAMRRRGLIAVDLFVRWIPTRYRVYLDIATGLLILAFLLTLSTLGYKLVMLNLERQFGDSGISYAYVTAAVPIGCLLLAITLSGQILQALRTATGSPVLIFTPIRSKQEAIAAAGESEL, encoded by the coding sequence ATGTCATCTTTGATCATGCGCGTGGAGTCCGTCGTGGCCCGAGCTCTGCTCGCGGCCATGGTCGGTCTCGTCTTCATGGCCGGCGTCATGCGCTGGTTCGGATACCCACTCGTGTGGTCGATGGACGTGGCGCAACTGCTCTTCGTCTGGGCCTCGTTCATCGGCGCCGACATGGCGATGCGCCGGCGCGGCCTGATCGCCGTCGACCTGTTCGTGCGCTGGATTCCGACGCGCTACCGGGTCTATCTCGACATCGCCACCGGATTGCTGATCCTCGCCTTCCTGCTGACGCTCAGCACTCTCGGCTACAAGCTGGTGATGCTCAACCTCGAGCGGCAATTCGGTGACAGCGGCATCAGCTATGCCTATGTCACCGCCGCGGTTCCCATCGGCTGCCTGCTGCTCGCCATCACGCTGTCGGGGCAAATTCTCCAGGCCCTGCGCACGGCAACCGGCAGTCCTGTCCTCATCTTCACGCCGATCCGAAGCAAGCAAGAGGCGATCGCCGCCGCCGGGGAGAGCGAACTATGA
- a CDS encoding TRAP transporter large permease: MTGEMLLLAGLFFGLLIVGAPVAFAIGISGFSFFVISQVMPASIGVQQVASASQSFPLLAVPFFVLAGHMMNKTGITTRLIRCSEVLVSWMSGGMAQVCIVLSTLMGGVSGSAVADAAMEARILGPDLVRNGYSKGFTAATIAVGSLITATIPPSLGLILYGFVGNVSIGRLFLAGVIPGLMMMAGLMFTVWVVSRRRGYRSATAVKPSWKAIGAAVWDAKWALFFPVALLISIRSGMFTPSEVGAFAVVYAVVVGVLFHRELTWQGAMEALLHGVTDNGLIVLIIMFSGMVGYAIIFDQAPQAIASGMLGLTHNPVAILFLIVLFLLIAGCFIEATVLVLLLTPIFLPIVLQLGVDPVHFGIVMMTMVTFGGMTPPVGVAMFTVCGLLDCTIDEYFVEALPHIATILILVAILILFPQISLFLPNLLM; encoded by the coding sequence ATGACGGGAGAGATGCTGCTTCTGGCCGGACTGTTCTTCGGTCTGTTGATCGTCGGGGCGCCGGTGGCCTTTGCCATCGGGATTTCCGGCTTTTCCTTCTTCGTCATATCGCAGGTGATGCCGGCGTCGATCGGCGTGCAGCAGGTGGCCTCGGCCTCGCAGAGCTTTCCGCTGCTCGCCGTGCCGTTCTTCGTGCTGGCCGGCCACATGATGAACAAGACCGGCATCACCACGCGCCTGATCCGCTGTTCGGAGGTACTGGTCTCCTGGATGTCGGGCGGCATGGCGCAGGTGTGCATCGTGCTGTCGACGCTGATGGGCGGTGTCTCCGGCTCGGCCGTGGCGGACGCCGCCATGGAGGCGCGCATCCTCGGGCCGGATCTGGTGCGCAACGGCTATTCCAAGGGTTTCACCGCCGCCACCATCGCGGTGGGCTCGCTGATCACCGCCACCATTCCGCCGAGCCTGGGGCTGATCCTCTATGGCTTCGTCGGCAACGTCTCCATCGGCCGCCTGTTCCTGGCCGGCGTCATTCCCGGCCTGATGATGATGGCCGGGTTGATGTTCACGGTGTGGGTGGTGTCGCGGCGGCGCGGCTACCGTTCGGCAACCGCTGTCAAGCCGAGCTGGAAAGCCATCGGTGCCGCGGTGTGGGACGCCAAGTGGGCGCTGTTCTTCCCCGTTGCCCTGTTGATTTCCATTCGCAGCGGCATGTTCACGCCGTCGGAAGTCGGCGCCTTTGCCGTCGTCTACGCGGTGGTGGTCGGCGTGCTGTTCCACCGCGAGCTGACTTGGCAGGGCGCCATGGAGGCGCTGCTGCACGGCGTGACCGACAACGGCTTGATCGTGCTGATCATCATGTTCTCGGGCATGGTGGGCTACGCGATCATCTTCGATCAGGCGCCGCAGGCGATCGCCTCGGGCATGCTCGGCCTCACCCACAATCCGGTCGCCATCCTGTTCCTGATCGTGCTGTTCTTGCTGATTGCCGGCTGCTTCATCGAAGCGACGGTGCTGGTGCTGCTCTTGACGCCGATCTTCCTGCCGATCGTGCTGCAGCTCGGCGTCGACCCGGTGCATTTCGGTATCGTCATGATGACCATGGTTACCTTCGGCGGCATGACACCACCGGTCGGCGTCGCCATGTTCACCGTCTGCGGCCTACTGGACTGCACGATCGACGAGTATTTCGTCGAGGCGCTGCCGCATATCGCGACCATCCTGATCCTGGTGGCAATCCTGATCCTGTTCCCGCAGATATCGCTGTTCCTGCCCAACCTTCTGATGTGA
- the kdsB gene encoding 3-deoxy-manno-octulosonate cytidylyltransferase, with amino-acid sequence MSVAIVIPARYGSQRLQGKPMLNIAGVSLLERVWRIARAAKGASRVVVATEDERVATFARGFGAEAVMTSESCRNGTERVAEAIEAAGIVEEGVINFQGDAVLTPPWILEEMIAEFSSPASFDIVTPAVRLTDDMLAELRVHKEKAPSSGTTVTFDLNHNALYFSKQIIPFIRKPGFTSVYRHIGLYGYTLTGLKRYVALPPSPLENTEGLEQLRALENGMTVRVVEVDYRGRTHASVDTPEDIAVVEQLIAREGELV; translated from the coding sequence ATGTCAGTCGCCATCGTCATTCCCGCCCGTTACGGTTCCCAGCGCCTGCAGGGCAAGCCGATGCTGAACATCGCCGGCGTCAGCCTGTTGGAACGTGTCTGGCGCATCGCCCGCGCAGCCAAGGGCGCCTCGCGCGTGGTGGTGGCCACCGAGGATGAGCGCGTGGCGACATTTGCCCGTGGCTTCGGCGCGGAAGCGGTGATGACATCGGAGAGCTGCCGCAACGGCACGGAGCGGGTGGCCGAGGCGATCGAAGCCGCCGGAATTGTCGAAGAAGGCGTGATCAATTTTCAGGGTGATGCCGTACTGACGCCGCCGTGGATCCTTGAGGAGATGATCGCCGAGTTCTCCTCGCCGGCCAGCTTCGACATCGTCACGCCGGCGGTGCGGCTGACCGACGACATGCTCGCCGAACTGCGTGTTCACAAGGAGAAGGCTCCCTCCAGCGGCACCACCGTGACCTTCGACCTCAATCACAACGCGCTCTACTTCTCCAAGCAGATCATTCCCTTCATTCGCAAGCCGGGTTTCACCAGCGTCTACCGCCATATCGGCCTTTACGGCTACACGCTCACCGGCTTGAAGCGCTACGTCGCGCTGCCGCCGTCGCCGCTGGAAAACACCGAAGGTCTCGAGCAGCTGCGCGCGCTCGAAAACGGCATGACGGTTCGCGTCGTCGAGGTCGATTATCGGGGACGGACGCATGCCTCGGTCGACACGCCGGAGGACATCGCCGTCGTCGAGCAACTGATTGCTCGTGAGGGCGAGCTGGTTTGA
- a CDS encoding histidine phosphatase family protein — protein sequence MHLILVRHGNTFGPADKVVWVGARTDLDLVEKGREQAAAVAAGLARAGLRPSRIYAGPLKRTRQTAEIISADHGLEASHIVLSDDLREIDYGSWEARSNEEIRAEVGDQVIDDWQKRSIWPEGCGWQPGEAGVITGWKRLLVRIRKENADDSVVLVVSSNGIFRLIAKSLGLSAAAAKMNTGAVAHLIGDGFGFSVKAWNVAPAELSL from the coding sequence ATGCATCTGATCCTGGTTCGTCATGGCAACACCTTCGGCCCCGCCGACAAGGTCGTCTGGGTTGGTGCGCGCACCGATCTCGATCTGGTGGAAAAGGGCCGCGAGCAAGCGGCTGCCGTCGCCGCCGGTCTTGCCAGGGCCGGGCTGCGGCCGTCGCGCATTTATGCCGGCCCCTTGAAGCGCACGCGCCAGACGGCCGAGATCATCTCAGCGGATCACGGGCTTGAGGCCAGTCATATCGTTCTCAGCGACGATCTGCGCGAGATCGACTATGGCAGCTGGGAGGCGCGCTCCAACGAGGAGATTCGCGCCGAGGTCGGCGATCAGGTCATCGACGACTGGCAGAAACGTTCGATCTGGCCGGAAGGCTGCGGCTGGCAACCTGGTGAGGCTGGCGTCATAACCGGCTGGAAGCGGTTGCTCGTTCGTATCCGCAAGGAGAACGCGGACGACTCCGTCGTGCTGGTGGTGTCGTCGAACGGTATCTTCCGGCTGATCGCCAAGAGCCTGGGCCTGTCGGCGGCGGCGGCCAAGATGAACACCGGCGCCGTTGCCCATCTCATCGGCGATGGCTTTGGCTTCTCGGTCAAGGCCTGGAATGTTGCTCCGGCCGAACTCTCCCTCTGA
- a CDS encoding sodium:proton antiporter, which translates to MPLFIAFTSPALASTGGHGLDGAALGVVWAAPFVGMLLSIALLPLLAPRFWHHHFGKVAAAWALAFVLPFTLLNGEGIVEPLAETALLDYLPFVILLGTLFTIAGGILVTGNLHGSPKTNLALLTIGTLLASVIGTTGASMVMIRPLIRANDGRRHNVHVIVFFIFLVSNIGGSLTPLGDPPLFLGYLRGVGFFWTTLHMLKETGFAAVVLLALFWLIDRRLYRDDADFRGKYDPTPDTGRVGVEGRLNIALLAVVVGAVLLSGSWKPSIGFPVFGVEVELQNLSRDLILIAAALVSLRLTPRTLRARNGFEWGPILEVAKLFAGIFVTIIPVLAMLKAAHEGAFAPLVGLVTSADGAPVNAMYFWATGLLSSFLDNAPTYLVFFNLAGGDAQHLMGEMSTTLVAISAGAVFMGANSYIGNAPNFMVKSIAEGAGVKTPSFFGYMAWSCGILIPLFLIMTVLFFA; encoded by the coding sequence TTGCCGCTCTTCATCGCCTTTACTTCCCCGGCCCTCGCCTCCACCGGCGGCCACGGTCTCGACGGCGCGGCGCTCGGCGTGGTGTGGGCGGCGCCTTTCGTCGGCATGCTCCTGTCGATCGCGCTGCTGCCGCTCTTGGCGCCGCGCTTCTGGCACCATCATTTCGGCAAGGTCGCCGCCGCCTGGGCGCTCGCCTTCGTGCTGCCCTTCACGCTCCTCAATGGCGAGGGTATCGTCGAGCCCCTGGCCGAAACGGCGCTGCTCGACTATCTGCCCTTCGTCATCCTGCTCGGAACGCTGTTCACCATCGCCGGCGGCATCCTGGTCACCGGCAATCTGCACGGCTCGCCAAAGACCAATCTGGCGCTCCTCACCATCGGCACGCTGCTCGCTTCGGTGATCGGCACCACCGGCGCCTCCATGGTGATGATCCGACCGCTGATCCGCGCCAACGACGGCCGTCGCCACAACGTCCACGTCATCGTCTTCTTCATCTTCCTGGTGTCCAACATCGGCGGCTCGCTGACCCCGCTCGGCGATCCGCCGCTGTTCCTCGGCTATCTCAGGGGCGTCGGCTTCTTCTGGACCACGCTGCACATGCTGAAGGAGACGGGCTTTGCCGCCGTGGTGCTGCTCGCCCTGTTCTGGCTCATCGACCGCAGGCTCTACCGCGACGACGCCGATTTCCGCGGCAAGTATGACCCGACGCCCGATACCGGCCGCGTCGGCGTCGAGGGGCGGCTCAACATCGCGTTGCTGGCCGTCGTGGTCGGCGCCGTGCTGCTGTCGGGCTCGTGGAAGCCGAGCATCGGCTTTCCTGTATTCGGTGTCGAAGTGGAGTTGCAGAACCTTTCCCGCGACCTGATCCTGATCGCCGCCGCGCTCGTCTCGCTGCGCCTGACGCCAAGGACGCTGCGTGCCCGCAACGGCTTCGAATGGGGGCCGATTCTCGAGGTGGCCAAACTGTTCGCCGGCATCTTCGTGACCATCATTCCCGTGCTGGCCATGCTGAAGGCGGCCCACGAGGGCGCCTTCGCGCCGCTGGTCGGCCTTGTCACCAGCGCCGACGGCGCACCGGTCAACGCCATGTATTTCTGGGCGACCGGACTGCTGTCGTCCTTCCTGGACAACGCGCCGACCTATCTGGTGTTCTTCAATCTGGCCGGCGGCGATGCCCAGCATTTGATGGGCGAGATGTCGACGACGCTGGTAGCCATCTCGGCCGGCGCCGTGTTCATGGGCGCCAACAGCTACATCGGCAACGCCCCCAACTTCATGGTCAAGTCGATCGCCGAGGGGGCGGGCGTGAAGACGCCCTCCTTCTTCGGCTACATGGCTTGGTCCTGCGGCATCCTCATCCCGCTGTTCCTGATCATGACGGTGCTGTTCTTCGCCTGA
- a CDS encoding PepSY domain-containing protein, which yields MPHRLGLAATLAGSLLFVLSSGMAWADSDDYARCNVPLSDWKPRAAVEEALQAKGWTVQSIRSDDGCYKVKVITETGEKQRIKLNPETLEPVDEAD from the coding sequence ATGCCCCACCGCCTTGGTCTCGCCGCGACGCTTGCGGGCAGCCTGCTCTTCGTCCTGTCGTCGGGTATGGCGTGGGCCGACAGTGACGACTACGCGCGTTGCAACGTGCCGCTCAGCGACTGGAAGCCGCGCGCCGCCGTCGAAGAGGCGCTTCAGGCCAAGGGCTGGACAGTCCAGTCGATCCGCTCGGACGACGGCTGCTACAAGGTGAAGGTCATCACCGAGACAGGCGAGAAGCAGCGCATCAAGCTCAACCCCGAGACGCTGGAGCCGGTCGATGAGGCGGATTGA
- a CDS encoding response regulator transcription factor, with product MRILLVEDDAVLGMAVRDQIVADGHSVDWAQRIADAGDAVLAAAYDLVLLDLMLPDGRGLDFLKARRVAGDVTPVIILTARDQISDRIAGLNAGADDYLVKPFDLFELSARIRAVGRRYGGNPNPLVKIGDLDIDLAARTLRRAGKPVRLTAREWALFEAFVQRPNVLLSKAQIEEHLYSFSEEIESNTIEVYVGRLRKKLGSDVIETVRGLGYRLGVPVGAG from the coding sequence ATGCGGATTCTGCTGGTAGAGGACGACGCGGTGCTGGGGATGGCGGTGCGCGACCAGATCGTCGCCGACGGCCATTCGGTCGACTGGGCGCAGCGCATCGCGGACGCTGGCGACGCCGTGCTGGCCGCCGCCTACGATCTCGTGCTGCTCGATCTGATGCTGCCGGACGGACGGGGGCTCGATTTTCTGAAAGCCCGCCGCGTGGCCGGCGACGTGACGCCGGTGATCATCCTGACGGCGCGTGACCAGATTTCCGACCGCATTGCCGGCCTCAACGCCGGCGCCGACGACTACCTGGTCAAGCCGTTCGACCTGTTCGAACTGTCCGCCCGCATCCGCGCCGTCGGCCGGCGCTACGGCGGCAATCCCAATCCGTTGGTCAAGATCGGCGACCTCGATATCGACCTTGCCGCCCGCACGCTGCGCCGGGCCGGCAAGCCGGTGCGGCTCACCGCTCGCGAATGGGCGCTGTTCGAGGCCTTCGTGCAACGGCCCAACGTGCTGCTGTCCAAGGCGCAGATCGAGGAACACCTTTATTCCTTCTCGGAGGAGATCGAGAGCAACACTATCGAGGTCTATGTCGGCCGGCTGCGCAAGAAGCTGGGGTCCGATGTCATCGAGACGGTGCGCGGCCTCGGCTATCGCCTGGGCGTTCCGGTGGGAGCGGGCTGA
- a CDS encoding ATP-binding protein: MVLPRLLPKSLRVRLAIGLSVSLAVLWIGASLFAGHVLRHETDEVFDSALREVAERILPLAYEQMLADEDGGSGGLRLPPVGTHEFISYVVRDGSGRELLRSSSADDMHIPAGLSPGFATTETLRTYTETAVQGTIVVTTAEYLAHRQHVFANAATVFVWPLVALLPLTVLVVWLGIHLSFRPAIVFRDAIEQRGRGNLTPVDGGGLPSELAPVAGSVNALLARLRSALEAERSFTANSAHELRTPIAAALAQTQRLIAEMPDANRERARSIESALRRLARLSEKLLQLAKAEGGGLLAEQPSDLSGVLALVVDEIGRSSDEDDRIDLTTPDEGVPSDVDPDAFAVLARNLIENALKHGAPDDAVEIVLDRDSLTVRNHGPVVAADEVDRLMRPFERGTSRSDGSGLGLAIVAAVCRGAGLELKITSPVDGWPNGFSVRVTGLSGKTSA; the protein is encoded by the coding sequence ATGGTCTTGCCGCGCCTTCTGCCGAAAAGCCTGCGCGTCCGGCTCGCCATCGGTCTGTCCGTCAGCCTCGCGGTGCTGTGGATCGGCGCCTCGTTGTTCGCCGGACACGTATTGCGCCACGAGACCGACGAAGTGTTCGACAGCGCCCTGCGCGAGGTTGCCGAGCGGATCCTGCCGCTGGCCTATGAACAGATGCTGGCCGACGAGGACGGCGGCAGCGGCGGCCTGCGCCTGCCGCCGGTCGGCACGCACGAGTTCATCTCCTATGTGGTGCGCGATGGCAGCGGCCGCGAGCTGCTACGGTCGAGTTCAGCCGACGACATGCATATTCCCGCCGGCCTTTCTCCCGGTTTTGCCACCACCGAGACCCTGCGCACCTACACGGAAACGGCGGTGCAGGGCACCATCGTCGTCACCACGGCCGAATATCTGGCGCACCGCCAACATGTCTTTGCCAACGCCGCGACGGTGTTCGTCTGGCCGCTCGTCGCCCTGCTGCCGCTCACCGTGCTGGTGGTCTGGCTGGGCATCCACCTGTCGTTCCGGCCGGCCATCGTCTTCCGCGATGCCATCGAGCAGCGCGGGCGCGGCAACCTGACGCCGGTGGATGGCGGCGGTCTGCCGAGCGAGTTGGCGCCGGTGGCCGGCTCGGTCAACGCGCTTCTGGCCCGTCTGCGCAGCGCGCTGGAAGCCGAGCGCAGTTTTACCGCCAACAGCGCCCACGAACTCAGAACGCCGATCGCCGCCGCGCTGGCCCAGACGCAGCGGCTGATCGCCGAAATGCCGGACGCCAATCGCGAGCGTGCCCGCTCCATCGAAAGCGCGCTCCGGCGTCTGGCGCGCCTGTCGGAAAAGCTGCTGCAACTGGCCAAGGCGGAAGGTGGCGGCCTGCTCGCCGAACAGCCGTCCGATCTTTCCGGTGTGCTGGCGCTGGTGGTCGACGAGATCGGCCGATCGAGCGATGAGGACGACCGCATCGATCTGACCACTCCCGATGAGGGCGTGCCGTCCGATGTCGATCCCGACGCCTTTGCCGTGCTGGCCCGCAATCTGATCGAGAATGCCCTCAAGCATGGCGCGCCCGACGACGCGGTGGAGATCGTGCTGGATCGCGACAGCCTCACCGTCCGCAATCACGGCCCGGTGGTGGCGGCCGACGAGGTTGATCGGCTGATGCGCCCGTTCGAACGTGGGACCAGCCGGTCCGACGGCTCCGGCCTCGGCCTTGCCATCGTCGCCGCCGTCTGCCGGGGCGCCGGGCTGGAACTGAAGATCACCTCGCCGGTCGATGGCTGGCCGAATGGCTTCTCGGTGCGCGTCACCGGTCTTTCCGGCAAGACGTCCGCTTAA
- a CDS encoding DUF2271 domain-containing protein: MKPYYALPLGLVAAVALPTLAMAKPVTVTAQFADYGGYNAYAAVYITDAQGKVVQTLHVAGSKARYYRELAGWARSARGPIDGLTGASIGSGGTLKVTAEVADAMLDAGYKVQIDTASEGGYAFTADAAAPLAAGSVGKPAPGQGYVKSLTVSY; this comes from the coding sequence ATGAAACCTTATTATGCCCTGCCGCTTGGGTTGGTCGCCGCCGTCGCGCTGCCGACGCTTGCCATGGCCAAGCCGGTCACCGTCACGGCCCAGTTCGCCGACTACGGCGGCTACAACGCCTACGCGGCGGTCTATATCACCGATGCCCAGGGCAAGGTGGTGCAGACGCTGCACGTCGCCGGCTCCAAGGCGCGCTACTACCGTGAACTCGCAGGTTGGGCACGCAGTGCCCGTGGCCCGATCGATGGCCTGACCGGTGCCAGCATCGGTTCCGGCGGCACGCTGAAGGTGACCGCCGAGGTCGCCGACGCCATGCTCGACGCCGGCTACAAGGTGCAGATCGATACGGCCTCCGAGGGTGGCTACGCCTTTACGGCCGACGCCGCCGCTCCGCTCGCTGCCGGGTCGGTTGGCAAGCCGGCGCCCGGGCAGGGCTACGTCAAGTCGCTCACCGTTTCCTACTGA
- a CDS encoding PepSY domain-containing protein has protein sequence MLRRIHSLPGVVFAIVLTVIAVSGAFLSVTPALDRLANPAVSSEVSVATLAEAVSARHQEIDKISVRPSGAVTVSYADNGASGTELVDPATGASLGAPQPLSAPVRWMTELHRSLFLGDSGKIGTGVAAIAMLALSLSGILLLMRSLGGWRGYFAPIRGNLLTRLHGEISRFAVIGLMLSSLSGLFMSADTFGFIPDPSASAMPAMVSGSGGSVAPVGGLFGLQSISVADLRELTFPAPNDPTDVYTAVTTQGEASVDASTGAVLAFTPANAWDRARETIIMLHTGRGAWALGLLLGAASGSVPLLGVTGVLMWWRRRSSRPAIAGNVAARMADTVILVGSEGNTTWGFAGTLHAALTAAGHRVHTAPMNALSSVHLGAERMLILTATYGDGAAPASADKFLARLAGLKGNVPVAVLGFGDRGFPHFSRFGQEVSEAVAAKGWPVMMALKRIDRQSAQEFAAWGRDLGTVLGHELELSHRARLPKTAPFELLSSELYGEAVGAPVAILRFATDRRSPDFEAGDILGVLPPGETMPRFYSLASSARDGFLEICVRLRQGGVCSSYLHGMEPGESIAAFVRTNARFRPIMGRAPLILIGAGAGIGPLTGFVRANDDRRPVHLYWGGRSPSSDFLYEHELAEHLAEKRLTSLTTSFSRGPDGSYIQDRLAADAPKLRELIRHGAQVLVCGGRDMADAVTQALGGVVRPLGIDLATLKSDGRYVEDVY, from the coding sequence ATGTTGCGTCGCATCCACTCGCTGCCCGGTGTCGTGTTCGCCATTGTTCTGACGGTGATCGCCGTCTCCGGCGCCTTCCTGTCGGTTACTCCGGCGCTCGACCGGCTGGCGAACCCGGCGGTTTCCTCCGAGGTCAGCGTCGCCACGCTGGCCGAGGCCGTCAGTGCGCGCCATCAGGAAATCGACAAGATCTCGGTGCGGCCAAGCGGCGCGGTGACGGTGTCCTATGCCGATAACGGCGCTTCCGGTACGGAACTGGTCGATCCTGCCACGGGTGCCTCGCTCGGTGCGCCTCAGCCCCTGTCGGCGCCGGTCCGCTGGATGACCGAGCTGCACCGCTCGCTGTTCCTCGGCGATAGCGGCAAGATCGGCACCGGCGTCGCCGCCATCGCCATGCTGGCGCTGAGCCTGTCCGGCATCTTACTGCTGATGCGCTCGCTGGGTGGCTGGCGCGGCTATTTCGCGCCGATCCGGGGCAACCTCTTGACGCGCCTGCACGGTGAGATCAGCCGCTTTGCCGTTATCGGTCTGATGCTGTCGTCGCTGTCGGGCCTGTTCATGTCGGCCGATACCTTCGGCTTCATTCCCGATCCCTCGGCCAGCGCCATGCCGGCCATGGTGTCGGGCAGCGGCGGCTCGGTGGCGCCGGTTGGCGGCCTTTTCGGCCTGCAATCGATCTCCGTCGCCGACCTCCGCGAGCTGACTTTCCCGGCGCCGAACGACCCCACTGACGTTTATACGGCGGTTACCACGCAGGGCGAGGCCAGCGTCGATGCGTCGACCGGTGCCGTGCTGGCCTTTACCCCGGCGAATGCCTGGGACCGCGCTCGCGAAACGATCATCATGCTGCACACCGGACGCGGGGCCTGGGCGCTTGGCCTGCTGCTCGGCGCGGCCTCTGGCTCGGTGCCGCTGCTCGGCGTCACTGGCGTCTTGATGTGGTGGCGCCGTCGGTCGAGCCGGCCAGCGATCGCTGGCAACGTTGCTGCCCGCATGGCTGACACGGTGATCCTGGTCGGCAGCGAGGGTAACACCACCTGGGGCTTTGCCGGCACGCTGCACGCCGCCCTGACCGCCGCTGGCCATCGCGTCCACACCGCGCCGATGAACGCTCTGTCTTCAGTTCATCTCGGCGCCGAGCGGATGCTGATCCTGACGGCAACCTACGGCGACGGTGCTGCCCCGGCCTCGGCCGACAAGTTTCTGGCTCGCCTCGCCGGTCTCAAAGGGAACGTGCCGGTGGCCGTTCTCGGCTTCGGCGACCGTGGCTTCCCGCATTTCAGCCGCTTCGGGCAAGAGGTGTCGGAAGCGGTGGCCGCCAAGGGCTGGCCGGTAATGATGGCGCTGAAGCGTATCGATCGCCAGTCGGCGCAGGAATTTGCCGCCTGGGGCCGCGACCTCGGCACGGTGCTCGGCCACGAGCTGGAACTCTCCCATCGCGCCCGTCTGCCGAAGACCGCGCCGTTCGAACTGTTGTCGAGCGAGCTCTATGGCGAAGCGGTCGGCGCCCCCGTGGCGATCCTTCGCTTTGCCACCGACCGCCGGTCGCCCGACTTTGAGGCCGGCGACATCCTGGGCGTACTGCCGCCGGGCGAAACCATGCCGCGCTTTTATTCGCTGGCGTCGTCGGCACGCGACGGCTTCCTGGAGATCTGCGTCCGTCTGCGTCAGGGGGGCGTCTGCTCGTCCTACCTGCATGGCATGGAGCCGGGCGAGAGCATCGCCGCCTTCGTTCGCACCAACGCTCGCTTCCGGCCGATCATGGGTCGGGCGCCGCTGATCCTGATCGGCGCCGGCGCCGGCATCGGGCCGCTGACCGGTTTCGTGCGCGCCAACGACGACCGCCGTCCCGTGCACCTTTACTGGGGTGGCCGCAGCCCGTCGTCGGACTTCCTCTACGAGCATGAGCTGGCCGAGCATCTGGCCGAGAAGCGTCTGACCTCGCTGACCACCAGCTTCTCGCGTGGGCCGGATGGCAGCTACATCCAGGACCGGCTCGCCGCCGACGCGCCCAAGCTGCGCGAGCTGATCCGCCATGGCGCCCAGGTGCTGGTGTGCGGCGGCCGCGACATGGCTGACGCGGTCACCCAGGCGCTCGGTGGCGTCGTGCGGCCGCTCGGTATCGATCTTGCCACCCTCAAATCGGATGGACGCTATGTCGAAGATGTCTACTGA
- a CDS encoding FAD:protein FMN transferase: MSKMSTDALVKLAFSGPTMGARWSAVFYGNLPGWHDDLQLALQAAVDEVDRQMSTYRADSDLNRLNAAPVGIWVDLPAETVAVIEAALAIGEASGGAFDVGVGDLVAAWGFGAGARDGADGSGSALQAVALKTLDLDVANRRARKRAPLRLDLSGIAKGYGVDRLGETMETFGVTSWLVGIDGEMRARGRKPDGSTWAVGHERPVIGERDLMGVLELEDVAVATSGGYRHCHEVGGRTVSHTMDPRSGEPLDNGVAAVTVIAENCMAADAWATALLVRGLDEGVALARRLGMSALFVDHQERVISTFAA, encoded by the coding sequence ATGTCGAAGATGTCTACTGATGCTCTGGTGAAGCTGGCGTTCAGCGGCCCGACCATGGGTGCGCGCTGGTCGGCGGTGTTCTACGGCAATCTCCCCGGCTGGCATGACGATTTGCAGCTGGCCTTGCAGGCGGCGGTCGATGAGGTCGACCGGCAGATGTCCACCTACCGGGCGGATTCCGATCTCAACCGACTCAACGCGGCGCCGGTCGGCATATGGGTCGACCTGCCGGCCGAGACGGTGGCGGTGATCGAGGCGGCGCTGGCGATCGGTGAGGCTTCGGGCGGCGCCTTTGACGTCGGTGTCGGCGATCTGGTCGCCGCCTGGGGCTTCGGCGCCGGTGCCCGCGACGGTGCCGACGGCAGCGGTTCGGCGTTGCAGGCCGTCGCTCTCAAGACCCTCGATCTCGACGTTGCCAACCGGCGGGCCCGCAAGCGGGCGCCGCTCAGGCTCGACCTGTCCGGCATCGCCAAGGGCTATGGCGTCGACCGGCTTGGCGAGACGATGGAGACGTTCGGCGTCACATCCTGGCTGGTCGGCATCGACGGCGAGATGCGCGCGCGTGGCCGCAAGCCCGACGGCAGCACATGGGCGGTCGGCCACGAGCGCCCTGTTATCGGTGAGCGGGATCTGATGGGCGTGCTGGAACTCGAGGACGTCGCGGTGGCGACCTCCGGCGGCTATCGGCACTGCCACGAGGTGGGCGGCCGCACCGTGTCGCACACCATGGACCCGCGCTCGGGCGAGCCGCTCGACAATGGCGTCGCCGCCGTCACCGTCATCGCCGAGAACTGCATGGCGGCCGATGCCTGGGCGACGGCGCTGTTGGTGCGCGGGCTTGACGAGGGCGTGGCGCTGGCCCGTCGCTTGGGCATGTCGGCGCTGTTCGTCGATCATCAGGAACGGGTAATCTCGACTTTTGCGGCTTGA